In Umboniibacter marinipuniceus, the sequence TAAAAAGAACCAAAAAACAGGCGCGGCAGCAATTAAAGACCCGATACAAAGAAACACTAATTTCCAGGAAATTCCGGCAACAAGAATAACGATTAGGCCGCTTGCCGCAATCAGAATTGACGTGCCTAAATCTGGCTGCGTGGCAATCAATAGCACTGGGACGAGGATTATCGCTGCGGCGACCACCAGATCTTTAAAGGACGGCGGTAGTTGTCGGTTCTGAAGCCACGTTCCCAGAGCAATAGGAAGTGCTAACTTCATTACTTCGCTCGGCTGAAACTGCGGTAGCCCAGGTAGGGCTAACCAGCGTTGAGCGCCCTTCGCCCCCACACCGATGAATTCTACGAGTATTAACAGGAAGACCCCGAATATCCAGGCGGGCAGAGCTAACCGCATCAGCGTTTCCTGTTTGAACTGAGCCACGATGAACATCGCAATATACGCCACCGCGAAAAAGCTTAACTGTCGCTTCACAGTCGCCAAGCTCTGGTCGGAGGCACTGTAAAGTACCGCCACGCCAACGGAAGTCAGCGTCAACAGCAGGAGCAACAGTGGCAGGTCAATATGCAGCCTACCAAGCCAAGAGCTTGCCGATTCAAATTGCGTTTTCGACTGCCGGCTAAAATCGCGCACCTATTGAAACTCCTTTTTTAGCTGACCATCGTCATCTAGCAGCCACGCATCCATTACTTGTTTAGCTACGGGGCCCGCTACCGTGGATCCACCCTCGCCATTCTCGACAATCACCGCTACCGCTATCTGGGGATTTTGGTAGGGCGCAAAGGCAACAAACAATGCGTGATCACGCAAGCGCTCGTTTAATTCCTCGGAGTCATATTCCGCATCCTGCGCGATACCAACTACCTGTGCCGTTCCCGACTTACCTGCCAGCTCATAGCTGCTCCCGAGGGACAAGCCTCGTGCCGTTCCGCGCAGCGAATGCACTACGTCGTGCATGGCAGTATGAAGATCATCCCAGTCTTGGTCTGTTACTTCGACCTCAGCCATTAACTCAGGTTCAATATCCCTGCTGGATTCTCCTAAGACAGCTTGCACTAGATGAGGTCGATAACGTTTCCCTCGGCTGGCGATGGTAGCGGTAGCATTAGCAAGCTGCAGCGGCGTTGCTAAAAAGAAACCCTGCCCGATGCCGACATTAATGGTATCACCGGGGTACCAAGCGCGTCCGCGATAGTCCCGCTTCCATTGTCTAGAAGGAAGAATCCCTCGCCGCTCTTGCGGTAAATCAATACCCGTTAATGTACCGAAGCCAAAGCCGGCAAGAAAACTCGAATAGCGATCAATACCCATTTCGTAGGCAAGCAAATAGTAATAGGTATCGCAGGACTGCGCCATGGCATCAAAGAAATTCACCTTGCCGTGACCTTCGGGCTTCCAATCACGATAGC encodes:
- the rodA gene encoding rod shape-determining protein RodA, giving the protein MRDFSRQSKTQFESASSWLGRLHIDLPLLLLLLTLTSVGVAVLYSASDQSLATVKRQLSFFAVAYIAMFIVAQFKQETLMRLALPAWIFGVFLLILVEFIGVGAKGAQRWLALPGLPQFQPSEVMKLALPIALGTWLQNRQLPPSFKDLVVAAAIILVPVLLIATQPDLGTSILIAASGLIVILVAGISWKLVFLCIGSLIAAAPVFWFFLLKEYQKTRILTLLDPEADRYGAGWNIIQSKIAIGSGGVDGKGYLSGTQSQLDFLPESHTDFIIAVFAEEWGLTGVLALLTLYLLIIARGLWIGLNAQETFGRMVAAAVTLTFFVYVFVNMGMVSGLLPVVGVPLPLVSQGGTSIVTLMAGFGLLMSISTEKKRLWY